A window of Argopecten irradians isolate NY chromosome 14, Ai_NY, whole genome shotgun sequence contains these coding sequences:
- the LOC138306913 gene encoding tubulin beta chain encodes MREIVHMQAGQCGNQIGAKFWEVISDEHGIDPTGTYHGDSDLQLERINVYYNEATGGKYVPRAVLVDLEPGTMDSVRSGPFGQIFRPDNFVFGQSGAGNNWAKGHYTEGAELVDSVLDVVRKESESCDCLQGFQLTHSLGGGTGSGMGTLLISKIREEYPDRIMNTFSVVPSPKVSDTVVEPYNATLSVHQLVENTDETYCIDNEALYDICFRTLKLTTPTYGDLNHLVSATMSGVTTCLRFPGQLNADLRKLAVNMVPFPRLHFFMPGFAPLTSRGSQQYRALTVPELTQQMFDAKNMMAACDPRHGRYLTVAAMFRGRMSMKEVDEQMLNVQNKNSSYFVEWIPNNVKTAVCDIPPRGLKMSATFVGNSTAIQELFKRISEQFTAMFRRKAFLHWYTGEGMDEMEFTEAESNMNDLVSEYQQYQDATAEEEGEFEEEEGEEEA; translated from the exons ATGAGGGAAATCGTACATATGCAGGCTGGCCAGTGCGGCAACCAGATTGGAGCTAAA TTCTGGGAAGTTATTTCCGATGAACACGGAATTGACCCCACCGGTACATACCACGGAGATTCCGACCTTCAGTTGGAGAGAATCAACGTGTACTACAATGAAGCCACAG GAGGCAAATACGTTCCCCGAGCTGTCTTGGTGGATCTGGAGCCCGGAACCATGGACTCCGTCAGATCTGGTCCTTTTGGACAAATCTTCAGACCAGACAACTTTGTGTTCGGACAGAGTGGTGCCGGAAACAACTGGGCCAAGGGACATTACACAGAAGGAGCTGAGCTCGTAGACTCTGTTCTTGATGTTGTGCGAAAAGAATCAGAAAGTTGTGATTGCCTTCAGGGATTCCAGCTTACACATTCTCTTGGTGGTGGTACCGGCTCTGGCATGGGAACACTCCTCATCTCCAAAATCCGTGAAGAATACCCAGACAGAATCATGAACACATTCTCCGTTGTACCATCACCAAAA GTATCAGACACAGTTGTTGAACCATACAACGCCACCCTCTCCGTCCACCAACTTGTTGAGAACACAGACGAGACCTACTGTATCGACAACGAGGCTCTCTACGACATCTGTTTCCGTACTCTTAAACTCACCACACCCACATACGGCGATTTGAACCATCTCGTCTCCGCCACCATGTCCGGAGTCACCACCTGTCTCCGATTCCCCGGTCAACTGAACGCTGATCTCCGTAAATTGGCTGTCAACATGGTCCCCTTCCCCCGTCTCCACTTCTTCATGCCAGGTTTCGCTCCTCTTACATCTCGTGGTAGCCAGCAGTACAGGGCTCTTACCGTCCCAGAGCTGACCCAACAGATGTTCGATGCCAAGAACATGATGGCTGCCTGTGATCCTCGTCACGGACGTTATCTGACCGTCGCCGCCATGTTCCGTGGACGTATGTCCATGAAGGAGGTCGATGAACAGATGTTGAACGTCCAGAACAAGAACAGCAGCTACTTCGTTGAATGGATCCCCAACAACGTCAAGACCGCCGTCTGTGATATCCCACCACGTGGTCTTAAGATGTCTGCTACCTTCGTTGGTAACAGCACCGCCATCCAGGAGCTCTTCAAGCGTATCTCCGAGCAGTTCACCGCTATGTTCCGTCGTAAGGCTTTCTTGCATTGGTACACTGGTGAGGGTATGGACGAGATGGAGTTCACAGAGGCCGAATCCAACATGAACGACTTGGTGTCTGAGTACCAACAGTACCAGGATGCCACCGCCGAGGAGGAGGGAGAGTTCGAAGAGGAAGAAGGCGAGGAAGAGGCCTAA